From a region of the Blochmannia endosymbiont of Camponotus modoc genome:
- the acpP gene encoding acyl carrier protein yields MSTIEEKVKTIISEQLGVKQEEVVNHASFVDDLGADSLDTVELVMALEEEFDTEIPDEEAEKITTVQAAIDFISNSHQQNKSN; encoded by the coding sequence ATGAGTACTATAGAAGAAAAAGTAAAAACAATTATCTCTGAACAATTAGGGGTTAAACAAGAGGAAGTAGTAAATCATGCTTCATTTGTTGATGATCTTGGAGCTGATTCTCTTGATACTGTTGAGTTGGTTATGGCGTTAGAGGAAGAGTTTGATACTGAAATTCCAGATGAAGAAGCTGAGAAAATTACAACTGTTCAGGCGGCAATAGATTTTATTAGTAATAGTCATCAACAAAATAAGAGTAATTAA
- the pabC gene encoding aminodeoxychorismate lyase has protein sequence MYWVNGISKKTISLNNRALHFGDGFFTTAKVQNGKIDFLDWHMDRLVISAKRLIFNNFNFNLLYKEMQQAAAYNDIYSVIKVIISRSNSHRLYGYRCNNDIEPLRIIHVSRLPKYYARWIHSGIRLRTSIVRLARNACLAGIKHLNRLEQVMIAIWVSKSETTDEALVLDTDGNVVECCSANIFWRYKYQVFTPSLYYSGVNGIMRQLVLKLLPKLGYCIREVMVGPEHLKSANEVFITNSLLPLAPVNSIDDCVYSDRTLFHLLHFHVIHNKI, from the coding sequence ATGTATTGGGTGAATGGAATTTCAAAAAAAACAATATCATTAAATAATCGTGCTTTACATTTTGGGGATGGATTTTTTACGACTGCTAAAGTACAGAATGGAAAAATAGATTTTTTAGATTGGCATATGGATAGATTGGTTATCTCAGCAAAAAGGTTAATATTTAACAATTTTAATTTTAATCTTCTATATAAAGAAATGCAGCAAGCGGCTGCATATAATGATATATATAGTGTTATTAAAGTAATAATAAGTAGGAGTAATAGTCACAGATTATATGGATATCGATGTAATAATGATATTGAACCATTACGTATAATTCATGTTAGTCGATTGCCAAAATATTACGCGCGCTGGATTCATTCTGGGATTCGCTTAAGAACGAGTATTGTGCGGTTAGCACGTAATGCTTGCTTGGCAGGAATAAAGCATCTTAATAGATTGGAACAAGTTATGATTGCCATTTGGGTAAGCAAAAGCGAAACAACTGATGAAGCACTAGTTTTAGACACTGATGGAAACGTGGTAGAATGTTGTAGTGCCAATATTTTTTGGAGATATAAATACCAAGTATTTACTCCATCTTTATATTATTCTGGTGTTAATGGAATTATGCGTCAATTGGTATTAAAATTATTACCAAAATTAGGCTACTGTATACGAGAAGTGATGGTTGGACCTGAACATTTAAAAAGTGCAAATGAAGTTTTTATTACAAATTCTTTATTACCGTTAGCGCCAGTTAATTCAATTGATGATTGTGTGTATTCGGATAGGACATTATTTCATTTGCTACATTTTCATGTTATACATAATAAAATTTAA
- the tmk gene encoding dTMP kinase, which yields MDNRFITIEGLDGAGKTTITHRISKYLKNQYGVTNILTTHEPGGTPVSDFLRVLIKYGGPMNEPINSISELLMIYAARLQLIENVIKPSLSQGYWVIGDRFDLSSQAYQGGGREIDILLLHALSDRITNTLSPDLTFYLDISPELSISRINHRQKLDRIEQEPLSFFDRVRSCYKKLASERKNIVTIDATQSLEEVSVSIYRHLDWWFLHP from the coding sequence ATGGACAATAGGTTTATTACGATTGAAGGGTTAGATGGCGCTGGAAAAACTACTATTACTCATAGAATAAGTAAATACTTAAAAAATCAATATGGTGTAACCAATATTTTGACTACTCATGAACCCGGTGGGACGCCAGTTTCGGATTTTTTACGTGTATTGATTAAATATGGCGGTCCTATGAATGAACCTATCAATAGTATATCAGAATTATTAATGATATACGCTGCGCGATTACAATTGATAGAAAATGTTATTAAACCATCCTTATCTCAAGGTTATTGGGTAATTGGAGATAGATTTGATTTGTCTTCTCAGGCGTATCAAGGAGGCGGAAGAGAAATTGATATATTATTGTTACATGCTTTATCAGATAGGATCACAAATACCTTATCTCCAGATTTGACATTTTATCTTGATATTTCTCCAGAATTAAGCATATCTCGTATAAATCATAGACAGAAATTAGATCGTATTGAACAGGAGCCTCTGAGTTTTTTTGATCGCGTGCGTTCTTGTTACAAAAAATTAGCTTCTGAAAGAAAAAATATTGTCACGATTGATGCTACTCAAAGTTTAGAAGAAGTTTCCGTGTCTATTTATAGACATTTAGATTGGTGGTTCTTGCATCCGTAG
- a CDS encoding DNA polymerase III subunit delta' C-terminal domain-containing protein, translated as MRWYPWLDSTYNQILNAYQQDRGHHALLLNSKRNNGENTLIYAIARWLICSHPDANRYCNICYDCRLMNVGHHPDYYEIGPENNTQTIGVDTMRACINSLRKHACRSKVKIIYIEYVECLTDQAVNALLKTLDEPPTNTYFFFKTRDYMKISLTLLSRCMRWSIISPKESIGLQWLMKNREGISDILLAQCALRLCDGSPIEAADMFKLGLWKQRLELCKCINYVIANGDFLKLVPFLNTCKNDVYLYWFITVLVDALKWKKGIKKRFLINLDQVELITVITVHWSIVSLSRQLQQWLVLLRYFQEFTNIDRELLLTYRLLNWQQDIVESCLY; from the coding sequence ATGAGATGGTATCCTTGGTTAGATAGTACTTATAATCAAATATTAAATGCTTATCAACAAGATAGAGGACATCATGCTCTACTTTTAAATAGTAAACGAAACAATGGTGAAAATACTTTAATTTATGCTATTGCACGTTGGTTAATTTGTTCTCATCCTGACGCGAATCGATATTGCAATATTTGTTATGATTGTAGATTAATGAACGTAGGACATCATCCAGATTATTACGAAATAGGTCCTGAAAATAATACTCAAACTATAGGTGTAGATACTATGCGTGCTTGTATTAATTCTTTACGCAAACATGCATGCCGAAGCAAAGTAAAAATTATATATATAGAATATGTGGAATGTTTAACGGATCAGGCTGTTAATGCATTGTTAAAAACACTTGATGAACCCCCAACAAATACTTATTTTTTTTTTAAAACTCGAGATTACATGAAAATATCATTAACGTTGTTGAGTCGATGTATGCGATGGTCTATTATATCTCCGAAAGAATCGATAGGATTACAGTGGTTAATGAAAAATAGAGAAGGGATAAGTGATATTTTGTTGGCACAATGCGCATTACGGTTGTGTGATGGATCGCCTATAGAAGCTGCAGATATGTTTAAATTAGGTTTATGGAAACAACGATTAGAATTGTGCAAATGTATAAATTATGTAATTGCAAACGGGGATTTTTTAAAACTTGTGCCATTTTTAAATACTTGTAAGAATGATGTATATTTGTATTGGTTTATAACTGTACTTGTAGATGCATTAAAATGGAAGAAAGGGATAAAAAAAAGATTTTTAATAAATTTAGATCAAGTAGAATTGATTACTGTTATTACAGTTCATTGGAGTATTGTATCTTTAAGTCGTCAGTTACAACAATGGTTGGTGCTGTTACGTTATTTTCAAGAATTTACTAATATTGATCGCGAGTTATTATTGACTTATCGATTATTAAACTGGCAACAAGATATTGTTGAATCTTGTTTGTATTAA
- a CDS encoding YchF/TatD family DNA exonuclease yields the protein MFLVDSHCHLNQLNYQDVHKNVSDVLKKAKQKGVQLVLSVSLTMSDYDDMVKLIGYRSDVVFSCGVHPTHIYDINNFDSEKLYVLSSKRNVVAIGETGLDYYHRLESDSKKKQKKAFREHIRVAKVAKKPIIVHSRDSCKDTVTLLRSEEAEECGGVLHCFSEDIDTARLLLNLNFYISFSGMITFTKSYMMQEVIKYVPSDRILLETDSPYLTPVPYRGQENQPAYIYEIAKYVASIKNINIDELAAITTSNFRTLFHLK from the coding sequence ATGTTTTTGGTGGATTCCCATTGTCATTTAAATCAATTGAATTATCAAGATGTTCACAAAAATGTCTCAGATGTGTTAAAAAAAGCTAAACAAAAGGGGGTTCAATTAGTCTTGTCGGTCAGTCTTACTATGTCGGATTATGATGATATGGTAAAATTAATCGGATATAGAAGTGATGTTGTGTTTTCTTGTGGAGTACATCCCACACATATATATGATATTAATAATTTTGACAGCGAAAAATTGTATGTTTTGTCTTCTAAAAGGAATGTAGTAGCTATCGGTGAAACTGGATTGGATTATTATCATCGATTAGAATCAGATAGCAAAAAAAAGCAAAAAAAAGCATTTAGAGAACATATTCGTGTTGCTAAAGTAGCAAAAAAGCCAATTATTGTACATAGTCGCGATTCTTGCAAGGATACTGTCACTCTTTTACGATCAGAAGAAGCAGAGGAATGTGGTGGTGTATTGCATTGTTTTAGCGAAGATATAGATACTGCAAGATTATTGTTAAATCTCAATTTTTATATATCTTTTTCTGGAATGATAACGTTTACTAAATCTTATATGATGCAGGAAGTAATTAAATATGTACCTTCCGACCGTATTTTGTTAGAAACTGATTCTCCTTATCTAACTCCAGTTCCTTATAGAGGGCAAGAGAATCAACCTGCTTACATATATGAAATTGCCAAATACGTAGCGTCTATAAAAAATATAAATATAGATGAGTTAGCAGCCATCACTACATCTAATTTTCGTACCTTATTTCATTTGAAATAA
- a CDS encoding HIT domain-containing protein, which produces MKKDNIFMNIIQKKVETDILYQDELVTAFYDLNPKAPVHVLIVPNILIPTVNHVTTHDEIILGRLFIVAAKIAAQKNIHSSGYRLIVNCNDHSGQEIYHLHMHLLGGKPLGPLLQK; this is translated from the coding sequence ATGAAAAAAGACAATATTTTTATGAATATTATTCAAAAAAAAGTTGAAACCGATATCTTATATCAAGATGAGTTAGTTACCGCATTTTATGATTTAAATCCTAAGGCACCTGTTCATGTATTAATTGTTCCTAATATCTTGATTCCTACTGTTAATCATGTAACAACTCATGATGAAATAATATTAGGTAGATTATTTATAGTAGCAGCAAAAATCGCTGCACAAAAGAATATACATTCTTCAGGTTATCGTTTAATAGTTAATTGTAATGATCATTCTGGCCAAGAAATTTATCATCTTCATATGCATTTATTAGGTGGAAAGCCTTTGGGTCCTTTGTTGCAGAAGTAA
- a CDS encoding penicillin-binding protein activator LpoB has translation MIFLDNIGLCDNNVPILTTEPTLLIPQKINLINWQPVLLRMLQSVFFFDSIERDSVLLVNMVKNKTDGILQSSKITNILINYIIENTSKYNVIDMEVLYSVYRKLGMLPEDNRNSYSFSMKIANYLKANYILYGTAYGDALKPNLELQLISVKTGEILRVVNSSV, from the coding sequence ATGATTTTTTTAGATAATATTGGTTTGTGTGACAATAATGTGCCTATTTTGACGACAGAACCTACTTTATTAATACCACAAAAAATTAATTTAATTAATTGGCAACCGGTTTTATTAAGAATGCTTCAGAGTGTATTTTTTTTTGATAGTATCGAACGTGATAGCGTATTATTGGTAAATATGGTAAAGAATAAAACTGATGGTATTTTGCAGTCTAGCAAAATTACGAATATTTTGATTAATTATATTATAGAGAATACCAGCAAATATAATGTTATCGATATGGAAGTACTGTATTCTGTGTATAGGAAATTAGGTATGTTGCCAGAAGATAATAGAAATTCTTATAGTTTTTCTATGAAAATTGCAAATTATTTAAAAGCTAATTATATTTTGTATGGCACTGCCTATGGAGATGCATTAAAACCAAATTTAGAATTGCAATTAATATCCGTTAAGACCGGTGAGATTTTACGTGTTGTCAATAGTTCTGTATAG
- the lolC gene encoding lipoprotein-releasing ABC transporter permease subunit LolC → MHRSTILFIALRYISGKSIDQFGRYIYWFSSFSIMIGVMATITVLSVMNGFERELKQNLLNFIPHALLTTPKGYVHVRDKPNLVLDQLHNITRKEPLVISDVILQSSNKMSFGVMLGINPNCFEPLCDYLLKKHENQLVLGKYYIILGAALAKKIEANINDQIRLIIPSVMQITPIGYIPSQRLFTVLDIFITNSEVDSYQVLVHQSDAAALMHYPLQCVTGWRLWLNEPFLLSDYTQQLRLHTDWIWKDWREYKGSLFQAMKMEKNIMSLLLGLIIIAAGFNIVAFLVLLILEKQIEIAILKTYGFTRRQIILLFMVQGVTNGFFGIILGTILGVLLSHKLNKILLFLKIFPDTIFLPIEIKYSQILSIIFMTFIMILLATLYPSWRAASFHPAKILRYG, encoded by the coding sequence ATGCATCGATCAACTATATTGTTTATTGCGCTACGTTATATTTCAGGAAAATCGATAGATCAATTTGGTCGGTATATTTATTGGTTTTCTAGTTTTTCTATTATGATTGGTGTGATGGCTACAATAACCGTGTTATCAGTCATGAACGGTTTTGAGCGTGAGTTAAAACAAAATCTTCTTAATTTTATACCTCATGCGTTACTCACGACCCCTAAAGGATACGTACATGTTAGAGACAAACCAAATTTAGTATTAGATCAACTACACAATATAACACGCAAGGAACCATTGGTCATATCCGATGTGATATTACAAAGTTCCAATAAAATGTCGTTTGGGGTGATGTTAGGGATCAATCCAAATTGTTTTGAACCGTTGTGTGATTATTTGCTAAAGAAACATGAAAATCAATTGGTTTTAGGAAAATATTATATAATTCTTGGCGCAGCATTAGCAAAAAAAATTGAAGCAAATATCAATGATCAAATTCGTTTGATTATTCCTTCTGTTATGCAGATCACTCCTATTGGCTATATCCCCAGTCAACGATTGTTTACGGTATTAGATATTTTTATTACTAACAGTGAAGTTGATTCTTATCAAGTATTAGTTCATCAATCAGATGCTGCTGCGTTAATGCATTATCCATTACAATGTGTTACTGGGTGGCGTTTATGGCTAAATGAACCATTTTTACTCAGTGACTATACTCAACAATTGCGATTACATACAGACTGGATTTGGAAGGATTGGAGAGAATATAAAGGATCTTTATTTCAAGCGATGAAAATGGAAAAAAATATAATGTCTTTGTTGTTAGGTTTAATTATAATAGCAGCAGGTTTTAACATTGTTGCTTTTTTAGTATTATTAATATTGGAAAAACAAATAGAAATTGCAATACTCAAAACATATGGTTTCACTCGCCGCCAGATTATTTTGCTGTTTATGGTTCAAGGAGTTACTAATGGTTTTTTTGGTATTATATTGGGAACAATATTAGGAGTATTGTTATCTCATAAGTTAAATAAAATATTATTATTTTTAAAAATATTTCCAGATACTATATTTTTACCTATAGAAATAAAATATTCTCAAATATTAAGTATCATATTTATGACGTTTATTATGATCTTATTGGCTACGCTATACCCATCGTGGCGAGCAGCTTCCTTTCATCCTGCAAAAATTTTACGTTATGGCTGA
- the lolD gene encoding lipoprotein-releasing ABC transporter ATP-binding protein LolD — protein sequence MADIPLLHCIQLTKYYQRANFLIRVLNCITLSIQLNEMIAVVGASGSGKSTLLHLLGGLDKPTEGEIFFEGHALHKLTDNERSVIRNKRLGFVYQFHHLLLDFDVLENVAMPLLIGGIEFNQAKSRAQCVLESVGLKNHIHSFPHELSGGESQRVTVARAIVNNPSLILADEPTGNLDQKNSDSIFQLLKKLNTYYGTTFVIATHDLDFAKQCHKILMISNGKIKLRQNDSFR from the coding sequence ATGGCTGATATTCCATTATTGCATTGCATCCAGTTAACAAAATATTATCAACGTGCTAATTTCTTAATTAGAGTGTTGAATTGCATTACTCTGAGTATACAACTTAATGAAATGATTGCTGTGGTAGGCGCATCTGGATCTGGTAAAAGTACATTGTTACATTTGCTTGGAGGATTGGATAAACCAACTGAAGGAGAGATATTTTTTGAGGGTCATGCGCTACATAAGTTAACTGACAATGAACGTTCTGTGATACGTAATAAACGGTTAGGGTTTGTTTATCAATTTCATCATTTATTGTTAGATTTTGATGTTTTAGAAAATGTAGCAATGCCCTTGTTGATTGGAGGTATTGAGTTTAATCAGGCAAAAAGTAGAGCACAATGTGTATTAGAGTCAGTTGGATTAAAAAATCATATTCATTCTTTTCCGCATGAATTATCTGGAGGAGAAAGTCAACGAGTTACTGTAGCTCGGGCTATAGTAAATAATCCATCTTTAATATTAGCTGATGAACCAACTGGTAATTTAGATCAAAAAAATTCAGATAGTATTTTTCAATTATTAAAAAAGTTAAATACATATTATGGCACAACTTTTGTAATAGCAACGCATGATTTAGATTTTGCTAAACAATGCCATAAAATATTAATGATATCTAATGGTAAAATAAAACTGAGGCAGAATGATTCGTTTAGGTAA
- the lolE gene encoding lipoprotein-releasing ABC transporter permease subunit LolE, with protein MLSLKIALKFHRGSSGNILISLMSLISVIGITIGISISIIALSTMNGFKYELSNRILSVIPHGEIEPIKAPFINWQTVLECIRQIPDISHVNPYINFYGVVEYNNKWHVVYVRSVDLKQNVNENALLNFIEKDSWKYFCENIEKIILGKGISEDLGIKVGDWITVLTAHDFRSNNKLLSSKKIRLQVAGILNLNSQLDCNIAIMSLSDVQRYYDETSDVSGIAIKINNIFSVNKILYKIQRMLNHQVCMRSWMDTYGYIYQDIQMVRIIIYLSMILIIGISCFNVVAVLILSIKDKNYDIAIIRALGAKNIFIQCVFFWYGLIIYTISSIIGTGLGIFIAFNLTSLITICNDLLGSKILSEGTYFINFVPVKLNEWDILLVLSTTLLLGSLTSWYAASKIRKVNLSKILK; from the coding sequence ATGTTGTCTTTGAAAATTGCATTAAAATTTCATCGAGGTTCGAGTGGTAATATTTTAATATCTTTAATGTCTTTGATTTCTGTTATTGGTATTACTATAGGAATATCTATATCTATAATTGCATTAAGTACAATGAATGGTTTTAAATATGAATTAAGTAATCGTATTTTATCAGTTATTCCACATGGAGAAATTGAACCAATAAAAGCGCCATTCATTAATTGGCAAACAGTTTTAGAGTGTATTCGTCAGATACCAGATATTAGTCATGTGAATCCTTATATTAATTTTTATGGTGTTGTTGAATATAATAATAAATGGCATGTAGTTTATGTTAGAAGTGTAGATTTAAAGCAAAACGTGAATGAAAACGCATTACTTAATTTTATAGAAAAAGATTCTTGGAAATATTTTTGTGAAAATATAGAAAAAATTATTTTAGGGAAAGGTATATCAGAAGATTTAGGAATTAAAGTGGGTGATTGGATTACCGTTTTGACTGCTCATGATTTTCGTTCGAACAATAAATTATTATCATCCAAAAAAATTCGTTTACAAGTAGCTGGGATATTAAATTTAAATAGTCAATTAGACTGCAATATTGCAATAATGTCTTTATCAGATGTGCAACGTTATTATGATGAAACGTCAGATGTTTCAGGCATAGCTATTAAGATTAACAATATTTTTTCTGTTAATAAAATACTGTATAAAATTCAAAGAATGCTTAACCATCAGGTTTGTATGCGAAGTTGGATGGATACTTATGGGTATATTTATCAAGATATTCAAATGGTTCGCATAATTATATATTTATCAATGATATTAATTATAGGTATTTCTTGTTTTAATGTAGTTGCTGTACTGATTTTATCTATAAAAGACAAAAACTATGATATTGCGATAATACGCGCATTGGGGGCTAAAAATATTTTCATTCAATGTGTTTTTTTTTGGTATGGGTTAATTATTTATACAATTTCTAGTATTATAGGGACTGGATTGGGTATTTTTATAGCTTTTAATTTAACGAGTTTAATTACGATATGTAATGATTTATTGGGAAGTAAAATTTTATCAGAAGGAACTTATTTTATTAATTTTGTACCCGTTAAGCTAAACGAGTGGGACATATTGTTGGTATTAAGCACAACATTATTACTAGGTTCATTAACTAGTTGGTATGCAGCGTCAAAAATAAGGAAGGTTAATTTATCTAAAATCTTAAAATAG
- the purB gene encoding adenylosuccinate lyase, translated as MTLSPLTVISPIDGRYYKQTDSLRNIFSEFSLLKFRVQIEIHWLKKLANTISIKEIPPFTQIECDFLNKLAINFNIKDAERIQEIEKITNHDLKAIEYFLKEKINILPNLKKIREFIHFACTSDDINNLAYGLMLTNAKKTIFLPIWKQIINEIKKMSINYKDIPVLSRTHGQPATPSTIGKEMANIAYRLIRQYHQLESIKILGKINGAVGNYNAHIIAYPEINWRKFSEEFVISLGMKWNPYTTQIEPHDYIAELSDCIARFNTILINFNRDIWGYIALNYFKQNHNNSTIGSSTMPYKVNPINFENSEGNLGLANAMFNHFSAKLPISRWQRDLSDSTVLRNLGMAMGYALIAYHSVLKGIKTLTVNKEHVLTELNKNWIVLSEAIQTVMRRHNIHESYECTKQFINNTKINPEKIKIFIESLPLPAAEKIRLQKITPLDYIGLAAVMANDITDII; from the coding sequence ATAACATTATCGCCCTTAACTGTAATATCTCCTATTGATGGCCGTTACTACAAACAAACTGATTCTTTACGTAATATTTTTAGTGAATTTAGTTTACTAAAATTTCGTGTCCAAATAGAGATTCATTGGTTAAAAAAACTGGCTAACACAATTTCTATCAAAGAAATACCACCTTTTACACAAATCGAATGTGATTTTTTAAATAAACTGGCAATCAACTTTAATATTAAAGACGCAGAACGTATTCAAGAAATAGAAAAAATAACCAATCATGATCTCAAAGCAATAGAATATTTTTTAAAAGAAAAAATAAACATATTACCTAATTTAAAAAAAATCAGAGAATTTATTCATTTCGCTTGTACTTCAGACGATATTAACAATCTTGCATATGGATTGATGCTGACTAACGCCAAAAAAACTATTTTTTTGCCTATTTGGAAACAAATTATTAACGAAATAAAAAAAATGAGTATTAATTATAAAGATATTCCTGTGTTATCTAGAACCCATGGGCAACCCGCTACCCCTTCTACTATCGGAAAGGAAATGGCTAATATTGCATACCGTTTGATACGTCAATATCATCAATTAGAATCAATCAAAATTTTAGGTAAAATTAATGGTGCCGTAGGAAACTATAATGCTCACATAATAGCATATCCAGAAATAAATTGGCGCAAATTCAGTGAAGAGTTTGTTATATCTTTAGGCATGAAATGGAACCCTTATACAACACAAATAGAACCACACGATTATATTGCCGAACTATCCGACTGCATTGCACGATTTAATACCATATTAATAAATTTTAATAGAGACATATGGGGATATATTGCTCTTAATTATTTTAAACAAAATCATAACAATAGTACAATTGGATCTTCTACTATGCCATATAAAGTAAATCCTATAAACTTTGAAAATTCTGAAGGAAATTTAGGGTTAGCAAATGCCATGTTTAACCATTTTTCCGCTAAACTGCCAATATCACGTTGGCAACGTGATTTAAGCGATTCTACTGTTCTAAGAAATCTAGGCATGGCCATGGGGTATGCCTTAATTGCCTACCATAGCGTATTAAAAGGCATAAAAACACTGACAGTTAATAAAGAACATGTATTAACCGAATTAAATAAAAACTGGATAGTGTTAAGCGAAGCTATTCAAACAGTAATGCGGCGACACAATATTCATGAATCTTATGAATGCACAAAACAATTCATCAATAATACCAAGATTAATCCTGAAAAAATAAAAATTTTTATTGAATCACTACCATTACCAGCAGCAGAAAAAATACGATTACAGAAGATCACTCCACTTGATTACATAGGATTGGCAGCAGTCATGGCAAATGACATCACTGATATAATATAA
- the mnmA gene encoding tRNA 2-thiouridine(34) synthase MnmA, whose translation MSYNHTKKVIVGMSGGVDSSVSAWLLQQKGYKVEGLFMKNWEDDDNTEHCASASDLSDTHAVCDNLGIYLHTINFSKEYWEDVFQVFLQEYRAGRTPNPDILCNKEIKFKYFLKFALQDLGADLIATGHYVRRVDMNKTTYLMRGADRNKDQSYFLYTLSYKQLKQCLFPVGTLNKSQVRNIAKKLNLITANKKDSTGICFIGKRKFKDFISKYIPIRPGVIIDINGDTIGAHQGVSFYTLGQRKGLKIGGLKQGNGQPWYVIDKNISNNTLIAAQGRNHPRLMSIAFITEQTQWVKRHALASPLHCTVKTRYRHPDIQCQVYPLLNNNLKVILKIPVLAITPGQSAVFYLKERCLGGGIITKIYPFLDS comes from the coding sequence ATGTCATATAATCACACAAAAAAAGTAATTGTTGGCATGTCTGGTGGTGTAGATTCTTCTGTATCTGCATGGTTGCTACAACAAAAAGGATATAAAGTAGAAGGATTATTTATGAAAAATTGGGAAGATGACGACAACACAGAACATTGTGCATCAGCATCTGACTTATCAGATACTCATGCTGTTTGCGATAATTTGGGCATATATCTACATACCATAAATTTTTCTAAAGAATATTGGGAAGATGTATTTCAAGTATTTTTACAAGAATATAGAGCGGGTCGAACTCCCAATCCTGATATACTTTGTAACAAAGAGATTAAATTTAAGTATTTTTTAAAATTTGCATTGCAAGATCTAGGCGCAGATCTCATTGCAACCGGACATTATGTACGCCGTGTTGATATGAATAAAACAACTTATCTGATGCGTGGTGCAGACCGAAATAAAGATCAAAGTTATTTTTTATATACACTAAGCTATAAACAACTTAAACAATGTTTATTTCCTGTAGGAACATTAAATAAATCTCAAGTTAGAAATATTGCTAAAAAATTAAACTTAATCACAGCAAACAAAAAAGACTCAACTGGTATCTGTTTTATTGGTAAACGTAAATTTAAAGATTTTATTAGTAAATATATACCAATACGACCGGGAGTTATAATCGATATAAATGGAGATACAATCGGAGCGCACCAAGGAGTATCATTTTATACCTTAGGACAAAGAAAAGGCCTAAAAATAGGTGGACTGAAACAAGGAAATGGACAACCATGGTACGTAATAGATAAAAATATATCAAATAATACATTAATTGCAGCACAAGGACGTAATCATCCACGTCTCATGTCTATCGCATTCATTACTGAACAAACCCAATGGGTAAAACGACACGCACTTGCATCCCCTTTACATTGCACAGTTAAAACCAGATATAGACACCCCGATATTCAATGTCAAGTATATCCCCTTTTAAACAACAATCTTAAAGTTATTTTAAAAATTCCAGTTTTAGCAATTACACCAGGACAATCAGCAGTATTTTATTTAAAAGAACGTTGTTTGGGCGGGGGAATTATTACAAAAATATACCCTTTTTTAGATTCTTAA